A portion of the Paenibacillus hamazuiensis genome contains these proteins:
- a CDS encoding glycosyltransferase family 4 protein, translating into MRKVPYVAIVTPGTFAIPSGKSSSVELVVENVAKRVSGETKLFVFGKKTKRLPSREIRDGVVYIRPQVRKKGGYIYRVNRELKLLQPDVIQVENRPRFVLFLRKRHPRTPIWLSLHSLNFVSRPYISRVQLKRCCEAADLIIVNSEYLRERITRLVPGIRSKVRINHLGVDLERFKSRWEDEGRRLRQQMMTGQGLEGRKIILYVGRWIEQKGIHRLLEAMPDIVREVPEAMLIIIGGASYGSNRITPYVRELYRLARKVPKHVRFVDFVPHDRIEDWYRIADVQVVPSLSKEAFGLVNVEAMATGVPVIGTNVGGVGEVIVHGVTGFLLEPDHLGEHLPKAAVTLLKHDELRRCMAEQCLRHVREHFTWEHTAARWLDMIRER; encoded by the coding sequence GTGAGGAAGGTGCCGTATGTCGCTATCGTAACGCCGGGAACATTTGCCATTCCATCGGGAAAGAGCAGCTCCGTCGAGCTGGTGGTGGAAAATGTTGCGAAGCGGGTCAGCGGCGAAACCAAATTGTTCGTCTTCGGCAAAAAAACGAAGCGGCTTCCTTCGCGCGAAATCAGAGACGGCGTCGTTTATATTCGTCCGCAGGTACGGAAAAAGGGCGGATATATTTACAGGGTGAACCGCGAGCTCAAGCTGCTGCAGCCCGACGTGATCCAGGTCGAAAACCGCCCGCGGTTCGTCCTTTTTTTGCGCAAGCGCCACCCGCGCACCCCGATTTGGCTGTCGCTGCACTCGCTTAATTTTGTCTCCCGTCCCTATATAAGCCGGGTTCAACTGAAGCGATGCTGCGAAGCGGCCGACCTCATAATCGTGAACAGCGAATATTTGCGCGAGCGAATAACGAGGCTCGTTCCCGGAATTCGTTCCAAGGTACGGATCAATCACCTCGGCGTCGATCTCGAACGTTTCAAGTCAAGATGGGAAGATGAGGGCCGGCGGCTGCGGCAGCAGATGATGACCGGTCAGGGGCTGGAAGGAAGGAAAATCATATTATACGTGGGCCGGTGGATTGAGCAAAAAGGGATCCACCGGCTGCTGGAGGCGATGCCGGACATCGTCCGGGAAGTGCCGGAGGCGATGCTGATCATTATCGGCGGCGCATCTTACGGCTCGAACCGGATCACGCCTTACGTGCGCGAGCTGTACCGGCTCGCGCGAAAAGTGCCGAAGCATGTTCGCTTCGTCGATTTTGTTCCCCACGACCGGATCGAAGATTGGTATCGGATTGCCGACGTGCAGGTCGTTCCTTCGCTGAGCAAGGAAGCGTTTGGGCTTGTAAATGTGGAGGCGATGGCCACCGGCGTGCCGGTCATCGGCACGAACGTAGGGGGCGTCGGCGAGGTGATCGTGCATGGGGTAACGGGTTTTTTGCTGGAGCCGGATCATCTCGGAGAACATTTGCCGAAGGCGGCCGTCACGCTGCTGAAGCATGACGAGTTGCGTCGCTGTATGGCCGAGCAGTGCCTCAGGCATGTACGGGAGCATTTTACATGGGAGCATACGGCGGCTCGTTGGCTGGACATGATCCGGGAGCGCTAG
- a CDS encoding YheC/YheD family protein — protein sequence MDSPYVGIMVGDKMYSRIPSGKTRHEAIHYYHDAGKRYGLTPAFFRMRDYNPEQKCVTAYINENGRYVAKKIPVPAVIHNRAIYPSDKEFRELEAWERSGLRIFNRWNRFGKLHVHETLMMDPALRPHLPGTFPATRENIAAMMKMYDQIIIKPDRSSIGRGVMKLERCPGGWQLTYPVTLSVQNNKWRNIRFRNALPRLLLRRLAGMKYIVQQCLPLATYRGRPFDMRVSVQRGAGGEWQVTGIVAKVAGKAVFLTNVAKGGSVYRLEHILQEEYPHLSVPEVMRGVADFSLSVARRLSSQLPHLADLGLDIGITTSGFPLFVECNGKDQRYSFRKAGMMEEWRSTYFNPIAYAKYLLDSGDTPPM from the coding sequence ATGGATTCTCCCTACGTGGGAATTATGGTAGGCGATAAGATGTACAGCCGTATTCCATCGGGGAAGACAAGGCACGAGGCGATCCATTATTATCACGATGCGGGCAAACGGTATGGGCTGACTCCCGCCTTTTTCCGCATGCGGGACTACAACCCGGAGCAAAAGTGCGTTACGGCATATATCAATGAAAACGGTCGTTACGTGGCCAAAAAAATCCCGGTCCCGGCTGTCATTCATAACCGTGCCATCTATCCTTCCGACAAGGAGTTTCGCGAGCTGGAGGCCTGGGAACGAAGCGGACTGCGGATATTCAACCGCTGGAACCGTTTCGGCAAGCTCCACGTCCATGAAACGTTAATGATGGATCCGGCGCTGCGGCCCCACCTTCCGGGAACATTTCCCGCAACGCGGGAGAACATCGCCGCCATGATGAAAATGTACGATCAAATCATTATCAAGCCGGACCGCAGCAGCATCGGCCGCGGCGTCATGAAGCTGGAGCGCTGCCCCGGCGGGTGGCAGCTCACCTACCCGGTAACTTTAAGCGTTCAAAACAATAAATGGCGGAACATCCGATTCCGAAACGCGCTGCCCCGCCTTCTGCTGCGCCGCCTGGCCGGCATGAAATATATCGTCCAGCAATGCCTGCCGCTCGCCACGTATCGGGGCCGGCCGTTTGACATGCGCGTTTCCGTGCAGCGCGGAGCGGGCGGAGAGTGGCAGGTCACCGGCATTGTGGCGAAAGTCGCCGGCAAAGCCGTGTTTTTGACGAACGTTGCAAAGGGCGGCTCCGTTTACCGGCTGGAGCATATTTTGCAGGAGGAATACCCGCACCTGTCCGTCCCGGAAGTGATGCGGGGGGTCGCGGACTTCTCGCTCAGCGTCGCGCGGCGCCTTAGCAGCCAGCTTCCCCATCTCGCCGACCTCGGGCTCGATATAGGCATCACGACGTCCGGATTTCCCTTGTTTGTAGAATGCAACGGAAAAGACCAGCGTTACAGCTTTCGCAAAGCCGGCATGATGGAGGAATGGCGATCCACCTACTTCAACCCGATCGCTTATGCCAAATATTTGCTGGACTCCGGAGACACGCCTCCGATGTAA
- a CDS encoding EcsC family protein encodes MDRFRTYEDKIRLELKQWENKLLQPPGFVERTSRLVQGKINQVIPEKVHEAITAAVKGIVKTALFSLDYIPKGEPLEGISLAERDRRASELLSVYKKLAAAEGAGTGAGGILLGLADFPLLIGIKMKFLFELAHVYGFRTKDYRERLFLLYVFQLAFSGQTKKPALLQTILRWPETAASLPPLQSNVEHIDWQQLQQEYRDTIDFRKMLQLVPGIGAVVGAWANYGLLEELGETGINCFRLRLLNGPQPEPLEGPEAE; translated from the coding sequence ATGGACAGGTTTCGAACATACGAAGACAAAATAAGGCTGGAGCTGAAGCAGTGGGAGAATAAGCTGCTGCAGCCTCCGGGTTTCGTGGAGAGAACGTCCCGGCTCGTTCAGGGGAAAATCAACCAGGTCATTCCGGAAAAAGTTCACGAGGCGATAACGGCCGCCGTGAAAGGCATTGTGAAAACGGCGCTGTTCAGCCTGGACTATATCCCCAAAGGCGAGCCTCTCGAAGGAATTTCGCTGGCGGAGCGCGACCGCCGGGCTTCGGAGCTGCTTTCCGTCTATAAAAAGCTCGCCGCCGCCGAAGGAGCGGGCACCGGCGCAGGCGGCATCCTGCTGGGTTTGGCGGATTTTCCGCTGCTGATCGGAATCAAGATGAAGTTTTTGTTCGAGCTTGCCCACGTATACGGATTCCGGACCAAAGATTACCGCGAGCGGTTGTTTTTGCTTTACGTATTTCAGCTCGCATTTTCCGGACAAACGAAAAAACCGGCGCTGCTTCAAACCATCCTCCGCTGGCCCGAAACGGCCGCCTCGCTGCCGCCGCTGCAATCGAACGTCGAGCATATCGACTGGCAGCAGCTGCAGCAGGAATACCGCGACACGATCGATTTTCGCAAAATGCTCCAGCTTGTGCCGGGCATCGGCGCCGTCGTCGGCGCTTGGGCCAACTATGGTCTGCTGGAGGAGTTAGGGGAGACCGGAATCAACTGTTTCCGGCTTCGCCTGCTGAACGGTCCGCAGCCGGAACCGCTCGAAGGACCGGAGGCGGAATAA
- a CDS encoding glycerophosphodiester phosphodiesterase produces the protein MTVTGLAHRGYPRKYPENTISSFQAALDLNFSVLELDVQLTKDGVPVVIHDTTVNRTTNGKGRVIDYTFEELRKLDAGGGQPIPTLEEVLALAKGKAKVDIELKQSGNLYPGLEEKVLEVVADAGMQDQVFVTSFDHYSIIRMRELSADIELGLVIYGATPSVFPLAKQLGAKYVSVKSIYLNDDFVRRCAEQDIRIIAWTIDDEEEMRALRSRYPQIWVCTNELEKWKACVEE, from the coding sequence ATGACCGTAACCGGACTGGCGCATCGAGGTTATCCCAGGAAGTACCCGGAGAACACGATTTCTTCTTTTCAAGCCGCGCTGGATTTGAACTTTAGCGTGCTCGAGCTGGACGTGCAGCTGACCAAGGACGGCGTACCCGTTGTGATTCACGATACGACCGTAAACCGGACCACGAACGGGAAAGGCCGCGTGATCGATTATACGTTCGAGGAGCTGCGGAAGCTGGACGCCGGCGGCGGCCAGCCGATCCCGACGCTGGAGGAAGTGCTTGCGCTGGCCAAAGGGAAGGCCAAAGTCGATATCGAGCTCAAGCAGAGCGGCAACCTGTATCCCGGGCTCGAGGAAAAAGTGCTTGAGGTCGTTGCCGACGCAGGTATGCAGGACCAGGTGTTCGTTACTTCCTTCGATCATTATTCGATCATCCGGATGAGAGAACTGTCCGCGGACATCGAGCTCGGGCTTGTCATCTACGGCGCGACACCGTCGGTGTTTCCGCTGGCGAAGCAGCTCGGCGCCAAATACGTGTCGGTCAAATCCATATATTTGAACGACGATTTCGTCCGGCGCTGCGCGGAGCAGGACATCCGGATCATCGCATGGACGATCGATGACGAAGAAGAGATGCGCGCGCTTCGCTCCCGCTATCCGCAAATATGGGTTTGCACCAACGAGCTGGAGAAGTGGAAAGCTTGCGTGGAGGAGTAA
- a CDS encoding FkbM family methyltransferase: MTGESAAYQWGEEFLVLAHNSFGQMLKMFISGPGIVEDYIMKTGRWEPHLADLMSRFSKEGGVVLDVGAYIGYHTLNLASLSPGITCICFEPHPAIYGTLTRNVAANSLSNVQAYNYAVGDSQGTVSFYMQSKDNYNRALSTIHYHHEIGSFEETKVTSITLNDFLNEDIKSRVNVLKIDTQGNEYQVLKGASDILHKSRPLIAFEYHPHCGVVLEDIVNLMPGYDIYKMDALNGELRKLHEPDPNNFALDYVCIPRSL, translated from the coding sequence ATGACTGGCGAATCAGCCGCTTATCAGTGGGGAGAAGAGTTCTTGGTGCTTGCGCACAATTCTTTCGGTCAAATGCTGAAGATGTTTATTAGCGGACCGGGCATCGTCGAGGATTACATTATGAAAACCGGCAGATGGGAACCGCATTTGGCGGATTTGATGTCCCGTTTTAGCAAGGAAGGGGGTGTTGTATTGGATGTCGGCGCCTACATCGGGTATCATACGCTAAATTTGGCCAGCTTGTCTCCTGGGATTACATGCATTTGCTTCGAGCCCCATCCGGCAATCTACGGGACGTTGACACGCAACGTTGCGGCGAATTCGCTGTCCAATGTTCAAGCGTATAATTATGCGGTTGGAGACAGCCAGGGCACGGTCAGCTTCTACATGCAAAGCAAGGATAATTACAATCGTGCGCTGTCAACGATTCACTACCACCATGAGATTGGAAGCTTTGAAGAAACCAAGGTGACGTCCATCACGCTCAACGACTTTCTGAACGAGGACATCAAGAGCAGAGTAAACGTCCTGAAAATCGACACGCAGGGGAATGAGTACCAGGTGCTGAAGGGCGCTTCGGACATTTTGCATAAATCGCGACCTTTGATCGCTTTTGAATACCATCCTCATTGCGGGGTCGTCTTGGAGGATATCGTCAATCTTATGCCGGGGTACGATATTTACAAGATGGATGCATTGAACGGAGAGCTCAGAAAGCTGCACGAGCCTGATCCGAACAACTTCGCCCTGGATTACGTTTGCATCCCCAGAAGCCTGTGA
- a CDS encoding FkbM family methyltransferase — translation MDHDFQSKISMYSQFVKPGALCFDVGANVGNRTAVFLHLGANVVAVEPQPDCIQSLWAQFGNHPKFTLVQKALGPYEGVGELNLSQWNPLASMSAEWIHQTKASGRFAHIDWYNKIQIQVTTMDNLIREYGIPAFCKIDVEGYESHVLAGLSVPIPVLSFEFTKEHLQPAVECVHLLAALGNYRFNISSEESMRFDLPYWLEPKQFLADLDRILPNPLAWGDVYAVLVG, via the coding sequence ATGGATCATGATTTTCAATCCAAAATAAGTATGTATTCCCAATTCGTTAAACCTGGTGCTTTATGTTTTGATGTAGGGGCAAATGTCGGTAATCGCACAGCGGTTTTTCTGCATCTTGGCGCCAACGTGGTGGCGGTAGAACCGCAGCCGGATTGCATTCAAAGTCTCTGGGCCCAATTCGGCAACCATCCTAAATTTACATTGGTTCAGAAAGCTCTGGGGCCGTATGAAGGGGTCGGGGAGTTGAATCTGAGCCAGTGGAATCCGCTTGCTTCGATGTCCGCGGAATGGATTCATCAGACGAAAGCGAGCGGCCGTTTCGCTCACATCGACTGGTACAATAAGATACAAATCCAAGTGACCACAATGGATAATCTGATTCGCGAGTACGGTATTCCCGCTTTTTGCAAAATTGATGTCGAAGGGTATGAGTCTCACGTACTTGCAGGATTATCCGTTCCGATTCCGGTGCTTTCTTTCGAATTTACCAAAGAGCATCTTCAACCGGCTGTCGAATGTGTTCATCTCCTTGCAGCATTAGGGAATTATCGTTTTAACATTTCTTCCGAGGAAAGCATGAGGTTTGATCTGCCCTACTGGCTGGAACCAAAGCAGTTTCTTGCCGATCTTGATCGCATTCTGCCGAACCCTCTTGCATGGGGAGACGTATACGCCGTATTGGTAGGTTAG
- a CDS encoding FkbM family methyltransferase: MIDLYSLCKNYGIGNHGVIHLGAHEGQEVHLYQSLGMQNILFVEANPDVYHRLNANVSSFPNVRTANYAITDRNGVVQFHVTTSDFCSSVLPLKTVTTNYPGIAEMYQITIPSRTVDSLLAELHFSPADFKLLNMDIQGAELLALQGAGGLLQHLDAITTEVNFEELYEGCVLIGQLDHFLSVYGFHRVETVQYHPTWGDAFYVRGSLIGR, translated from the coding sequence ATGATCGATTTATATTCTTTGTGCAAAAATTATGGTATCGGAAACCATGGAGTTATTCATTTAGGTGCACACGAAGGGCAGGAAGTCCATTTATACCAATCTCTGGGCATGCAAAATATATTGTTTGTCGAAGCCAACCCTGACGTTTATCATCGTTTGAATGCCAACGTAAGTTCCTTTCCTAATGTAAGAACGGCTAACTACGCAATTACGGACCGGAACGGAGTTGTTCAATTTCATGTCACCACATCCGATTTCTGCAGCTCCGTGCTGCCGTTGAAAACAGTCACGACGAATTATCCGGGAATAGCGGAAATGTATCAAATCACCATCCCCTCGCGAACGGTGGATTCGCTGCTGGCAGAACTTCATTTCTCCCCGGCTGATTTCAAATTATTGAATATGGACATACAGGGGGCGGAGCTGCTGGCTCTTCAAGGAGCAGGAGGCTTGCTTCAGCACCTGGATGCGATTACTACCGAAGTCAATTTTGAAGAGCTTTATGAAGGCTGTGTGCTTATCGGTCAATTGGATCATTTTTTAAGCGTGTACGGCTTTCATCGTGTAGAAACCGTGCAATATCATCCAACCTGGGGAGACGCCTTTTATGTGAGGGGCAGCCTGATCGGAAGATAA
- a CDS encoding glycosyltransferase 61 family protein: protein MSIAQRLQNVLKKDWDGFVVEVFREWLHQEPSSYDLNYYVSLLRSGKSKLEVLFSILYAIRHQMSKFWSGTSPSEVCINTKDWLVSFCNMNGMHPYYVKFDTEPPSIRYDAKTIWPSPYHHKFIKLLHDPPEQFVAVVPWGRVWGPNGAVCTPDHKLLWDISLEYNKQPYQHSIFSETVLPPLIKSNETVAVLTSVASSNYYHWLFDVLPRFELLRRSGIPIDRFIINRQSRPRFQAETLAALGIPEEKLLDCNESTHLEARTLVVSSMPGCTGQVPKWVSDYLKKQLLGNSKTNPFSGYERIYITRAHTKYRKVINEDEVIRFLEGYGFHPVALEFLTVQEEAQLFASAKVVVAPHGAGLTNLIYCNPGTKVVEIFAPNYVHPVYWVLSHNLGLDYYYLTGEGRVDPTNSLNVVEDIRVDLYKLSETLRFANVTNERAGESLVKMDFIRKLRSLFRMDESNDIILHPNAVESAVKDWDSLNIRSIWTLKTMMSKEGYDFVRDCYRELLCRMPGQEELDFHVNLLWSGMSKLDLALGIMQSQEAIGLYSRN from the coding sequence ATGAGTATAGCTCAGAGATTGCAAAACGTTTTGAAAAAGGATTGGGATGGATTCGTCGTGGAAGTATTCCGGGAGTGGTTGCATCAGGAGCCGAGTTCTTACGATTTAAATTACTATGTTTCTTTACTGAGAAGCGGAAAATCGAAATTGGAAGTGTTGTTTTCAATTCTTTATGCGATAAGGCATCAAATGAGTAAATTTTGGAGCGGTACGTCTCCTTCCGAAGTTTGCATCAATACAAAGGATTGGTTGGTTTCCTTTTGCAATATGAATGGGATGCATCCGTATTACGTCAAATTCGATACGGAACCCCCTTCCATCCGTTACGACGCCAAAACCATCTGGCCGTCTCCTTACCATCATAAATTTATAAAGTTATTGCATGACCCGCCGGAACAATTTGTCGCTGTCGTACCCTGGGGGCGGGTTTGGGGGCCTAACGGAGCCGTTTGCACTCCGGATCACAAGCTGCTGTGGGATATTTCATTGGAATATAACAAGCAGCCCTATCAGCATTCGATTTTTTCCGAAACCGTGCTGCCCCCTTTGATAAAATCGAACGAAACTGTGGCCGTACTAACCTCTGTTGCCAGCTCGAATTATTATCATTGGCTGTTTGACGTACTTCCTCGGTTCGAATTATTGCGCCGCAGCGGAATTCCCATCGATCGATTCATCATCAATCGCCAAAGTCGCCCGCGCTTTCAAGCGGAAACACTCGCAGCATTAGGTATCCCTGAAGAAAAATTGCTCGATTGTAACGAATCTACTCATCTGGAAGCCCGAACTTTGGTCGTCTCTTCTATGCCCGGATGCACCGGACAGGTGCCGAAGTGGGTTAGCGATTACTTGAAAAAGCAGCTTCTGGGTAATAGTAAAACCAATCCATTTAGTGGATATGAGCGAATTTATATCACACGCGCGCACACGAAATATCGAAAAGTGATCAATGAGGATGAAGTGATCCGATTTTTGGAAGGATATGGATTCCATCCTGTTGCTCTGGAGTTTCTAACCGTACAGGAGGAAGCCCAGCTCTTCGCATCTGCGAAAGTGGTAGTCGCACCTCATGGGGCCGGGTTGACGAATTTAATATATTGCAATCCGGGAACAAAGGTCGTAGAAATCTTCGCTCCCAACTACGTTCATCCGGTGTATTGGGTACTTAGCCATAACCTTGGCTTGGATTACTATTATTTGACCGGTGAAGGCCGAGTCGATCCAACAAATTCGTTGAATGTGGTTGAAGATATTAGGGTCGACCTGTATAAATTATCCGAAACTTTACGGTTCGCCAATGTCACAAATGAAAGAGCAGGGGAGTCATTGGTCAAGATGGATTTTATCAGAAAACTTAGAAGTCTGTTCCGCATGGACGAATCCAACGATATTATACTTCATCCTAATGCCGTAGAAAGTGCCGTCAAAGACTGGGACAGCCTTAATATACGAAGTATCTGGACATTGAAAACGATGATGTCCAAGGAAGGATACGATTTCGTTCGGGATTGCTACCGCGAGCTGCTGTGCCGAATGCCGGGGCAGGAAGAGTTGGACTTTCATGTGAACCTGCTTTGGTCAGGCATGTCTAAACTGGATCTCGCCCTTGGCATCATGCAAAGTCAAGAAGCGATAGGGTTATACTCCCGAAATTAA
- a CDS encoding glycosyltransferase family 2 protein, translating into MTAHDYPLVSIITPSFNQGKYIRETIESVLAQEYPNIEHIIIDGGSSDETLGILHSYSYLGERFRFVSEPDRGQAHAINKGLAMAKGSIIGWLNSDDTYMPWSVGKAVQAFHDHPEWGMVYGRGNYTDEHDRIIVAHPVEAFSKRRLFEACIICQPAAFIRKSTFLDVGGVDESYYFCMDYDLWMRIAKKYTIGDIQECLAHAKWHSEGKTMTSFGTTGLHEVFRASLKNYSAISNELIHFFVTFHQDKEPLWILHQMKPYPLFGNAPKITAMNRYDDLWVSTHFNISIEVARETPLHTLIVKGRHVIQNDPFPCSIYVNNQFYKNDVIQPGTFKLNIEIPWGSQNLDVQIDCYYHVIPAQIGLSSDPRALSYIVDEVSPLSAKEYEFYQVLQNGTAHVQEWLSKNRYPTPDL; encoded by the coding sequence AATATTGAGCATATTATCATAGACGGAGGCTCCTCCGATGAAACGCTTGGGATATTGCACAGTTACAGTTATTTGGGTGAAAGATTTCGTTTTGTTTCGGAACCCGACCGCGGACAGGCACACGCCATTAACAAAGGACTGGCTATGGCAAAGGGTTCGATTATCGGATGGCTGAATTCGGACGATACTTATATGCCATGGTCGGTCGGAAAAGCAGTTCAAGCATTCCATGACCATCCGGAGTGGGGCATGGTCTATGGCAGAGGAAATTACACCGATGAGCATGATCGTATCATTGTTGCTCATCCCGTTGAGGCTTTCAGCAAAAGACGATTGTTTGAGGCGTGTATTATATGCCAGCCCGCCGCTTTCATCAGGAAAAGCACCTTTCTCGATGTCGGTGGAGTCGATGAGAGCTATTATTTTTGCATGGATTACGATCTATGGATGAGAATTGCGAAAAAATATACAATTGGCGATATTCAAGAATGTTTGGCTCACGCCAAATGGCATTCCGAAGGAAAAACTATGACAAGCTTCGGCACTACGGGACTGCATGAGGTATTTCGCGCGAGTCTAAAAAACTACAGTGCCATTTCAAATGAATTAATTCATTTTTTTGTCACATTTCACCAGGATAAGGAACCGCTTTGGATTTTGCACCAAATGAAGCCGTATCCGTTATTCGGAAATGCCCCTAAAATCACGGCCATGAACAGATACGATGATTTATGGGTGTCCACCCACTTTAACATATCTATCGAGGTCGCCCGGGAAACACCGCTTCACACGTTGATTGTGAAAGGAAGGCATGTGATTCAGAACGATCCTTTTCCTTGCTCCATTTATGTAAATAATCAATTTTATAAAAACGATGTTATTCAGCCGGGGACATTTAAGTTAAATATTGAAATTCCTTGGGGAAGTCAAAATCTTGACGTTCAGATCGATTGTTACTACCATGTAATACCTGCCCAAATAGGGTTAAGTTCGGATCCGCGCGCGCTAAGCTATATCGTCGATGAAGTAAGCCCGCTTTCTGCAAAAGAATACGAATTTTATCAAGTGCTGCAGAACGGTACCGCGCATGTTCAAGAATGGCTTTCGAAAAACAGGTATCCGACACCTGATTTGTAA